Proteins from a single region of Tachysurus vachellii isolate PV-2020 chromosome 15, HZAU_Pvac_v1, whole genome shotgun sequence:
- the apom gene encoding apolipoprotein M, which translates to MVLFKLLGIVYALAQVLLPCLPPVPLSSEVLTTDQYLGKWYFVGVASWDDEDIESFKPLDNSVTELKKGENNTLVMVGALQNKDQCLNQAWTYHINPDLDPLMTEGPAENLGVFLDGKWIKCSSCLLIAKLHPNNGFLRIMLFARTEKTPDDLVQNFMSKMECFSVIDKFVITPRTKAFCKLEETN; encoded by the exons ATGGTTCTTTTCAAATTATTAGGTATAGTTTATGCACTGGCACAAGTCCTCCTACCATGCCTTCCTCCAGTTCCTTTATCCAGTGAAGTCCTAACTACTGACCAG TATTTAGGAAAGTGGTATTTCGTTGGAGTGGCGTCATGGGATGATGAGGACATTGAAAGCTTTAAGCCATTGGATAATTCAGTTACCGAACTGAAGAAAGGTGAAAACAACACTCTGGTTATGGTTGGAGCATTGCAAAA CAAGGATCAGTGTTTAAACCAGGCCTGGACTTACCATATCAACCCAGATTTGGATCCACTCATGACAGAAGGTCCAG CTGAAAATCTCGGAGTGTTCTTGGAtggaaaatggataaaatgctCCTCCTGTCTGCTTATCGCCAAGCTTCATCCCAACAATGGCTTTCTAAGAATCATGTTATTTG CACGCACTGAGAAAACACCAGACGACTTGGTGCAAAACTTTATGTCAAAAATGGAATGTTTTTCTGTTATCGATAAGTTTGTAATAACTCCACGGACAAAAG CGTTTTGTAAGCTGGAAGAAACAAACTGA